Sequence from the Amaranthus tricolor cultivar Red isolate AtriRed21 chromosome 1, ASM2621246v1, whole genome shotgun sequence genome:
accatcaaaGTGAAAACCGACCGAAAAACGATACAAAAGGGTTGTATTTGGACCTTGGTTATTATACATTTATACCGGTGAATCGTAATTACTGAATTCAGTCCACTGGTGAGCTGCGAAAATCCCTCTTCTTCCTCCTGATCCTGCACAATCGCTCCCTGTTGCAATTAAGTCAATCGAATCCCAAACAACTCAATTAGgtttactaatttttaattcCCTTTCAATccctaatttttgttttcaatttctgCTAAATATGTGAATTTGTTAATAGGTAGATTTTGATTAATGGGAGTGTCATAATTTTCAGATGGCAGCAAATGCATCAGTTGAAGAGCCGATTCCCACCTCGGCGGTGTTAATGGCATCATCAAAACATATAGGATTTAGATGCCGCGATGAAAATGTCGCCTTTTTGAAGTGCAAGAAGAAAGACCCTAACCCTGAGAAATGCCTTGATAAGGGTCAACAAGTCACCCGTTGTGTTTTTTCCTTGTAATTTCTCTCTTCCTTTTCTGGGTTTATCTTAAAGTTTTCATCTTTTACTTGTTAATATAGGCTTTTAGATGCTTTTGGTATTAGATATTGGtggtttttattgattttgattaggtttcatttgtttttccgTGATTCCGGATTGTGGGGTATATGTGATTTTGTGGGCATTCTAAAGGGTTTATCATCTATGATTGCTTACTTTGCTAATACCAACACCAATGTGAAAGCCTTAGTCCAAAAGACCGGGTTAGCTTGATGAATTGaatgattgtgttgaaggaAGGTTAGGCAATGCGTAGGTGGATTCCGTGGCGAAGTAAATTTGGGGGAATATGGTTGACCATTCTTTTGtggattatttatatatactgATTCTATGGAATCAGGtcttttctttcttctcttTGTGCTCTCTTTGTGTGAACCGTGAAGTGAGCTTACGGAAGTCTGCAAGTGTAGATATTGTCTTGAGAGATACTGACTGATTAGAGAAATGAGGTGGGTTCATTGTTTTGAATGGGACTTACACAAGGACAATGAGAATGTGATATATTCTGATGATAAGCCTTTGCTTGAGTCTGTCAAATGGAATCGATGTAATCAGCCTCATCTTATAGATATTGCTTCCGGGTTTGTTGTGTTATAAACTAGAATGAGCTTAAATATCATTTTTGTGATCCATATTTAAGTGAACAACAGCATTGTAGAGACTATCTTACCTCATCTTCTTctattcttccttttttttttttttttttttttaatttggtttCTTTGAGAAGAACTAATAAGGTCATttctctgatttttattttctatgacCCTTAAGAGTTGAATCTCAGCTAAGAATGTCATCTTTAAATGTTTGAATCCTTTTAAGAGAGTACTCATAGTTGGTAGATTGTATTAAAAGACGTAGGCTTGATGTGCAAATTGTGGTATTTAGCATAAGAAAAAACGATGAACAATTTTGGTAtcatgattaatgaaaaattatccaGTGTGATAAATGTATGTTTTCTAAATAAGAGAATTATGAATGTGTACCTTTTGTATGAAAAAATGGAAGCCCCTATTATGGAAATTGTGATATTTGGTGTaagataaaaagagaaataaagttgatattatgataaATGAGTGATTTGTAAATGTATGCAGAATAAATGATAGAATTTTGAATGTTTACCTTGTGTATACACAATTTCGAAGGCACCTTAATCCTAAAGATGTGGGAATTGGGATTATCTCTATGAATTAGAACAATTAACATAAGATATATTCAACACTAACAAAAAGAATATTGAATGTCGTCGAGGTATATGAATTCCAGAGCAAAGGGAACTTTTAGGAGGAGGTAAATGGTGCGATGCAAAGTGTTCCAATATCCAAAAAGTTAAGTTGTATTTTGATATTAGATGTTGATCTAAACAATCATGTAAGGCAGACATAAAGTACTTTCAAGAATGTTAATGGATGTTTTGGATAGCACATGCATATGCTTTGTTAGTAGTCAACATGTGACTTATAAAGTGTAAAAATCATTTGGTGACGCGTAAAAATGCAGCAAATGCAATTAAAATTGATTACTTCTTGCATTGGAGAAATCTTAAAAAGGTTATCTAGACTATAAGGTCATACTAAGTGAATGAGTAGTGAGTTAGAACAAACTTGAttaca
This genomic interval carries:
- the LOC130800245 gene encoding NADH dehydrogenase [ubiquinone] 1 alpha subcomplex subunit 8-B-like: MAANASVEEPIPTSAVLMASSKHIGFRCRDENVAFLKCKKKDPNPEKCLDKGQQVTRCVFSLLRDLHQKCTKEMDEYSHCMYYHTNEFDLCRKEQEAFEKACPLE